A stretch of the Capsicum annuum cultivar UCD-10X-F1 chromosome 10, UCD10Xv1.1, whole genome shotgun sequence genome encodes the following:
- the LOC124888044 gene encoding uncharacterized protein LOC124888044 — MNGGILGAVPSTNFSSSSRVFELRSAHHNDPVKMNQLCQKMAAKLKKRELMMIRKKNLALIYIMVSFSTICGRSISTRYFKGNMPLFCAIMELLRQRINISMTMKISKIKAERYNT, encoded by the exons ATGAACGGCGGAATTCTTGGTGCGGTTCCATCCACaaatttctcttcttcttctcgcGTTTTTGAATTAAG atcTGCACACCACAATGATCCAGTAAAGATGAATCAGTTGTGTCAAAAGATGGCagcaaaattgaagaaaagggaGTTAATGAtgataagaaaaaagaatttgGCACTTATCTA CATCATGGTGTCATTTTCCACTATTTGTGGAAGAAGTATAAGCACCAGATATTTTAAAGGCAATATGCCTTTATTTTGTGCAATTATGGAGTTGTTAAGGCAGAGAATAAATATTTCAATGACAATGAAGATCTCCAAGATCAAAGCAGAACGTTATAACACCTAA